The Mycobacterium paragordonae genome includes a region encoding these proteins:
- a CDS encoding ferredoxin has translation MRVIVDADMCEANGFCESIAADIFELGDEDVVQIADGPVPPDREVDVRAAVEQCPRAALRIVD, from the coding sequence ATGCGCGTGATCGTCGACGCAGATATGTGCGAGGCCAATGGTTTTTGTGAATCCATCGCCGCGGACATCTTCGAGCTGGGAGATGAGGACGTGGTCCAGATCGCTGATGGTCCGGTGCCACCGGATCGCGAGGTCGACGTGCGGGCCGCGGTCGAACAGTGTCCGAGGGCGGCACTGCGCATCGTCGACTGA
- a CDS encoding CaiB/BaiF CoA-transferase family protein, with amino-acid sequence MSHEADNRPTPLEELRVVEISDRLAGSYCGKLLVDAGAQVRKVEPPQGDPLRGFSATCSPVPAGQASPLFCYLNAGKSSLSVSPESQRMKADLAGADVVILALSPSRAADLGIDPQRLLADAPRAIVVTISDFGWSGPFADRAATEFTLQAWSGCTGFRGDPAGPPISIGGDLGEYMGGVYAAFGALAMLRRVQRGGPGEHLDLSMLEAITAMQSSEWLHSQLLRVPPVRRTLEVPSIVPAKDGYVGITMVTGQQWLDFAAMVECPQFEEIPQLRFQIGRWEYRDFIYESIGPWMAERTVAEIVELGQLFRLPIAALGNGATIRDMEYMTERGVFIENPAGFHQPRAPWLMAECGPAPVRETPALGAGNDESPWQPREYATSTAGAELPLQGVRIVDLTAFWAGPAATHLLAAFGADVVKVESIQRPDGIRYSGGMRTDVDDWWEYGWVFHAMNTNKRSVTLDLGSDEGRGLFRTLVAGADVVIENFSPRVMDHFGLTADVLLKINPRLVVTRMPAFGLAGPWRERVGFAPTMEQLGGLTWVTGLPETPPVTPRGACDPLAGVHAAFAVLAALHFAERTGTGQQVELPMLETVLNTTAVQPIEAEVFGKTLSRRGNRGQGGALQNIYRCAGDDDWIAVSVGDDRQWASLVNVIGALSDEGLTTDAGRRERADEIDHVLQDWFAAQPLDATVELLAAAGVPVAPVGSPSLVTENPQLRARGFFESLEHPRTGPGLYPTPPFALLTGQQQWLLRPPPTLGEHNEDVLRDQCGLTEGELAHLAAGKVIGNRPVGL; translated from the coding sequence GTGAGTCACGAGGCCGATAACCGGCCGACGCCCCTCGAAGAGCTGCGGGTCGTCGAGATCAGTGACCGACTGGCCGGCAGCTACTGCGGCAAGCTCTTGGTGGACGCGGGCGCTCAGGTCCGCAAAGTAGAACCGCCGCAAGGGGATCCGTTGCGCGGGTTTTCGGCGACGTGCTCGCCGGTGCCGGCGGGTCAGGCGTCGCCGTTGTTCTGCTATCTCAATGCCGGCAAGAGCAGCCTGAGTGTGTCGCCGGAATCACAGCGAATGAAAGCCGACCTGGCCGGGGCCGACGTCGTCATCCTGGCCTTATCTCCCTCGCGCGCCGCGGACCTGGGCATCGATCCGCAGCGACTGCTCGCCGATGCGCCCCGTGCCATCGTCGTCACCATTTCCGATTTCGGCTGGTCCGGTCCGTTCGCCGACCGCGCCGCCACCGAGTTCACGCTGCAGGCGTGGTCGGGCTGCACCGGTTTCCGCGGCGACCCGGCGGGTCCGCCGATCTCGATCGGCGGCGATCTCGGGGAGTACATGGGTGGCGTGTACGCGGCGTTCGGCGCCCTGGCAATGCTGCGCCGCGTGCAGCGCGGCGGTCCGGGCGAGCATCTGGACTTGTCGATGCTCGAGGCGATTACCGCGATGCAGAGCAGCGAATGGCTGCATTCCCAGCTGCTGCGGGTTCCACCGGTCCGCCGCACCCTCGAAGTGCCGTCGATTGTCCCGGCCAAGGACGGCTACGTCGGCATCACCATGGTTACCGGTCAGCAGTGGCTGGACTTTGCGGCGATGGTCGAATGCCCGCAATTCGAGGAGATTCCGCAACTCCGATTCCAGATCGGCCGCTGGGAGTACCGCGACTTCATCTACGAATCGATCGGTCCGTGGATGGCCGAGCGCACGGTCGCCGAGATCGTCGAGCTGGGCCAGCTCTTCCGGCTGCCCATCGCGGCTCTGGGCAACGGCGCCACCATCCGCGACATGGAGTACATGACCGAACGCGGCGTGTTCATCGAGAATCCCGCGGGGTTCCACCAGCCTCGCGCGCCGTGGCTGATGGCGGAATGCGGGCCCGCCCCAGTGCGCGAGACGCCCGCTCTCGGTGCCGGTAACGACGAATCGCCCTGGCAGCCGCGCGAATACGCGACCTCGACCGCGGGAGCCGAGCTGCCGCTGCAGGGTGTCCGCATCGTCGACCTGACCGCTTTCTGGGCCGGGCCGGCCGCCACCCACCTGCTCGCGGCGTTCGGTGCCGACGTCGTGAAGGTGGAGTCCATCCAGCGCCCCGACGGCATCCGCTATTCCGGAGGCATGCGCACCGACGTGGACGACTGGTGGGAGTACGGCTGGGTCTTCCACGCGATGAACACCAACAAGCGTTCCGTCACACTGGATTTGGGAAGCGACGAAGGCCGGGGTCTGTTCCGCACCTTGGTGGCCGGCGCCGATGTGGTGATCGAAAACTTCTCGCCTCGTGTGATGGACCATTTCGGTCTCACCGCCGATGTGCTGCTGAAGATCAACCCGCGCTTGGTCGTCACCCGGATGCCGGCCTTCGGGCTGGCCGGACCATGGCGCGAGCGGGTGGGATTCGCCCCCACCATGGAGCAGCTCGGCGGGCTCACCTGGGTGACCGGGTTGCCCGAAACCCCTCCGGTGACGCCGCGCGGCGCCTGCGACCCCCTGGCCGGGGTGCACGCCGCGTTCGCGGTACTGGCCGCGCTGCATTTCGCCGAGCGGACCGGCACCGGCCAGCAGGTCGAGTTGCCGATGCTGGAGACCGTGCTGAACACCACGGCGGTACAGCCGATCGAAGCCGAGGTATTCGGTAAAACGCTGAGCCGGAGGGGAAATCGCGGACAGGGCGGCGCGCTGCAAAACATTTACCGGTGCGCGGGGGACGACGACTGGATCGCGGTCAGCGTGGGCGATGACCGGCAGTGGGCGTCCCTGGTGAATGTGATCGGCGCGTTGAGCGATGAGGGGTTGACCACCGATGCCGGGCGCCGTGAGCGGGCAGACGAGATCGACCATGTGCTGCAGGACTGGTTCGCCGCACAACCGCTCGATGCGACGGTGGAGTTGCTAGCTGCGGCCGGTGTTCCGGTCGCGCCGGTGGGTTCGCCGTCGTTGGTCACCGAGAATCCTCAGCTGCGCGCGCGGGGCTTTTTCGAGTCGCTGGAGCACCCGCGAACGGGGCCGGGCCTGTATCCGACTCCACCGTTTGCTCTGCTGACCGGCCAACAACAATGGCTGTTGCGTCCGCCGCCGACGCTCGGCGAGCACAATGAAGACGTACTGCGCGACCAGTGTGGGCTGACCGAGGGCGAACTCGCGCATCTTGCCGCCGGCAAGGTGATCGGGAACCGGCCGGTCGGGCTCTGA
- a CDS encoding FadR/GntR family transcriptional regulator, whose amino-acid sequence MTALGIGPDARRRLSAPRIAEIVADELRRQIIDGELADGDLLPRQEVLVEQFKVSLVSLREALRILETEGLVSVRRGNRGGAVVHAPAKTSAAYMLGLVLQSESVAVSDLGAALQELEPACAALAAQRPDRADTLVPELKRVNDAMAENLEDGRLFTEIGREFHNLIVRGCGNHTIIAVVGSLETLWSSHEQQWADESSARGTYPSLAKRRAALNTHIKLTETIAEGDVDRARRIAGRHLADTQTYVLSGRPEQRIYALSPQALSRPRDVRRP is encoded by the coding sequence ATGACCGCCTTGGGTATTGGACCCGACGCCCGTCGCCGGCTATCGGCGCCCAGGATTGCCGAAATCGTAGCCGACGAGTTGCGCCGCCAGATCATCGACGGTGAACTGGCGGACGGAGATCTGCTGCCGCGCCAGGAAGTGCTTGTCGAGCAGTTCAAGGTCAGCCTGGTCTCGCTGCGCGAAGCCCTGCGAATCCTGGAGACCGAGGGGTTGGTCTCGGTACGTCGGGGCAACCGCGGCGGTGCCGTCGTACACGCCCCCGCCAAGACCAGCGCCGCCTACATGCTGGGTCTGGTCTTGCAGAGCGAGTCCGTCGCCGTCAGCGACCTCGGCGCCGCGTTGCAGGAGCTGGAACCTGCGTGCGCCGCGCTGGCCGCCCAACGACCGGACCGCGCGGACACTTTGGTGCCCGAACTCAAACGGGTCAACGACGCTATGGCCGAGAACCTGGAAGACGGGCGGTTATTCACCGAGATCGGCCGCGAATTCCACAATCTCATCGTCCGCGGCTGCGGCAACCACACCATCATTGCCGTCGTCGGCAGCCTGGAAACGTTGTGGAGCAGCCACGAACAACAGTGGGCCGACGAGAGCTCGGCGCGCGGAACCTATCCGTCGCTGGCCAAGCGGCGCGCGGCGCTCAACACTCACATCAAGCTCACCGAGACGATCGCCGAGGGCGACGTCGACCGGGCCCGGCGCATCGCCGGCCGCCACCTGGCCGACACGCAGACCTACGTGCTCTCCGGCCGACCGGAACAACGGATCTACGCACTGTCCCCGCAGGCGCTGTCGCGTCCGCGGGACGTCCGGCGCCCTTGA
- a CDS encoding SDR family oxidoreductase — MTTPRTALVTGGSGGIGKACAAKLSQLGYDVVVVARRPGPLRAAAEEIGARAVVADASDPDGFAAAIDTLEHIDLVVHASGALGGTYARKQTFEQWRTIISANLDSCFVVTSAVLPRMRPGSRLIFISSSASHEPMMARTAYSASKAGMNAFARALAMEVDRDGIAVHLVTPGPVETEMLQDVPFEMYAIQVSDIANAVAWLDTVEPSVDLPEIRLSAVQRGPFARPPVVPTEVHRRRSESS, encoded by the coding sequence TTGACGACCCCGCGGACCGCGCTGGTCACCGGCGGCAGCGGTGGCATCGGAAAAGCGTGTGCTGCCAAGCTGAGTCAACTCGGGTACGACGTCGTGGTGGTGGCGCGCCGGCCGGGACCACTGCGTGCCGCGGCCGAGGAGATCGGTGCCCGCGCGGTCGTCGCCGATGCGTCCGACCCGGACGGATTCGCGGCTGCGATAGACACCCTCGAGCACATCGATCTCGTTGTGCACGCCTCCGGCGCACTGGGTGGAACCTATGCGCGCAAACAGACATTCGAGCAGTGGCGCACCATCATCTCGGCCAACCTGGATTCCTGCTTCGTGGTGACCTCCGCGGTACTGCCCCGGATGCGCCCGGGCTCACGCCTGATCTTCATCTCATCATCGGCGTCCCACGAACCCATGATGGCCCGGACCGCATACTCGGCGTCCAAGGCCGGCATGAACGCGTTCGCCCGTGCCTTGGCGATGGAAGTCGACCGGGACGGCATCGCTGTGCACCTGGTGACTCCGGGCCCGGTGGAAACCGAGATGCTGCAAGATGTTCCGTTCGAGATGTATGCGATTCAAGTGTCCGACATCGCCAACGCGGTCGCATGGCTGGACACCGTCGAACCCTCGGTCGACCTGCCGGAGATCAGGCTCAGCGCGGTGCAGCGCGGACCGTTCGCCCGTCCGCCGGTGGTGCCTACCGAAGTGCACCGCCGCCGTTCGGAAAGTTCCTGA
- a CDS encoding LLM class flavin-dependent oxidoreductase — translation MVEWYLFLPQVRLPVADIVDRAQCAEAAGFDGIAFIDHLEAPGQPDENIWEAMSIAGWVAAKTQRLRIGHLVLCDAFRQPAVLAKQAVTLSAASDGRFDLGLGSGSWPAEFTKFEVGQQDPVARVEQLGRHLESITEYWAGGQNPGPAHPIPLVLGGSGRRMMKLVAEYADWWNLQANHLDRLPRLAGSTGSARISIQQMVGFARAGTDPDAVREVSVRRFGHLGPGLVCGDADELIAHFAGLAAQGVERCYVWFADFAAPQTLREFGESVIRNFPNGGGALR, via the coding sequence ATGGTCGAGTGGTATCTGTTCCTGCCGCAGGTGCGCTTGCCGGTCGCCGACATCGTGGACCGGGCGCAGTGTGCCGAGGCGGCCGGGTTCGACGGCATCGCCTTCATCGATCATCTCGAGGCCCCCGGGCAGCCGGATGAAAACATCTGGGAGGCAATGAGCATTGCCGGCTGGGTCGCCGCCAAGACGCAGCGCCTACGTATCGGTCACCTGGTGCTCTGCGATGCGTTCCGCCAGCCGGCGGTGTTGGCCAAGCAGGCTGTCACCCTGTCGGCGGCTTCTGACGGGCGCTTCGACCTCGGCCTGGGATCCGGCTCCTGGCCCGCGGAGTTCACCAAATTCGAAGTCGGCCAGCAGGATCCGGTGGCCCGGGTCGAGCAACTCGGACGCCATCTCGAGTCGATCACCGAATACTGGGCCGGCGGCCAGAATCCGGGGCCGGCGCATCCGATCCCGCTGGTCCTCGGTGGCAGCGGTCGCCGGATGATGAAACTCGTTGCCGAGTATGCGGATTGGTGGAACCTGCAGGCCAATCACCTCGATCGGCTGCCCCGACTGGCCGGTTCCACCGGATCGGCCCGGATCTCAATTCAGCAGATGGTCGGCTTCGCACGGGCCGGGACCGATCCCGATGCCGTGCGGGAGGTCAGCGTCCGGCGATTCGGTCACCTCGGACCGGGTCTGGTGTGCGGCGACGCCGACGAGCTGATCGCCCATTTCGCGGGACTGGCCGCGCAGGGTGTGGAACGCTGCTACGTCTGGTTCGCCGACTTCGCGGCACCGCAGACGCTCCGGGAATTCGGTGAATCGGTGATCAGGAACTTTCCGAACGGCGGCGGTGCACTTCGGTAG
- a CDS encoding acyl-CoA dehydrogenase family protein — translation MDVGLTSEQLALRDTVRGILRAECPPDAARQACADPDRWRTLWKTFVDLGWTELAAYDAGGEFGPVELAVVLEECGAAIAPVPLLSSVGLAAGVLRAAGPETNEALAEITSGVVATLAAHSPGTRLPGPTMTLRDGRLRGRAIAVPHAGRAELIVTLADAAERGLVAAVARAGDGVTVVAAESTDPAQPVAEVEIDAAPLAVAPVESVDSALAAPLVALAADLVGVASAALQRSVEHAKTRRQFGSPIGAFQGVKHALADNYVSVERARSLTYAAAAALDQRGAWTAAALAKAAAADAASSCARTMVQVHGALGQTWEHDAHLYVRHAWQGAAQLGDSRALYHEVGRRFAEGAK, via the coding sequence ATGGATGTTGGTCTGACTTCGGAGCAGCTGGCGCTGCGCGACACCGTGCGTGGCATCCTGCGCGCCGAGTGTCCACCCGATGCCGCCCGCCAGGCCTGCGCGGATCCGGACCGCTGGCGCACCCTGTGGAAGACGTTCGTCGACCTGGGCTGGACCGAACTGGCCGCATACGACGCCGGGGGCGAGTTCGGGCCGGTCGAGCTGGCGGTGGTGCTCGAGGAATGCGGCGCCGCCATCGCACCGGTTCCCTTGCTGAGCAGCGTGGGCCTGGCTGCCGGGGTGTTACGTGCAGCCGGCCCGGAGACCAATGAGGCGCTTGCCGAGATCACCTCGGGCGTCGTCGCCACCCTGGCGGCGCACTCCCCCGGCACGCGGCTGCCAGGGCCGACCATGACGCTGCGCGACGGCCGGTTGCGTGGACGGGCAATAGCCGTCCCCCATGCGGGGCGCGCGGAACTGATCGTGACCCTGGCCGATGCCGCTGAGCGGGGCCTGGTGGCCGCGGTCGCGCGCGCCGGCGACGGGGTGACCGTCGTGGCCGCCGAGTCGACCGATCCCGCTCAGCCCGTCGCCGAGGTCGAGATTGACGCGGCCCCCCTGGCCGTCGCGCCGGTGGAATCTGTCGACTCCGCGCTGGCGGCGCCGCTGGTGGCGCTCGCCGCAGACTTGGTCGGCGTGGCAAGTGCCGCCCTGCAACGCTCCGTCGAGCACGCCAAGACACGGCGTCAGTTCGGCAGCCCTATCGGCGCTTTCCAGGGTGTCAAACACGCCCTGGCCGACAACTACGTCAGCGTCGAGCGCGCCCGCAGCCTGACCTACGCGGCCGCGGCGGCGTTGGACCAACGGGGCGCGTGGACCGCCGCGGCCCTGGCCAAAGCCGCTGCCGCCGATGCCGCGAGCTCCTGTGCGCGCACCATGGTCCAGGTGCATGGCGCGCTCGGTCAGACCTGGGAACACGACGCCCACCTCTACGTCCGACACGCCTGGCAGGGCGCGGCCCAATTGGGCGACAGTCGCGCGCTGTACCACGAGGTGGGCCGCCGGTTTGCGGAGGGCGCGAAATGA
- a CDS encoding acyl-CoA dehydrogenase family protein yields MTSVIDEFGIWLRDFLPDDYYDRYRDYRWDIPLRRDYQRAAFEAGWLQPTWPREHGGRSLGLRDAMEIRIEAAVRSAPKLPNIQGPGVAAPGIRQFGTSEQIERLLVPLLRGDEWWALGMSEPEAGSDFAGLRTRAERDGPVFRVNGHKIWTTQAHESRWCTLYARTDPEAPKHRGISCLILDLQSPGVRIEPVRMASISDETFCEVFLDDVEVPVQNLLGPLHGGWQVAMSSLHHERQMIWIMNWVEIQRGLDSVRRNASEDIYAELGALLADAEALRATGYRALDNELAGRPSPEADTMKLLGSVTLQRVWELSAAAAGPASAADPDLLFERQDALAATIYGGTSEVQRNIIAERLLGLPKG; encoded by the coding sequence ATGACCTCCGTTATCGACGAATTCGGCATCTGGCTGCGCGACTTTTTGCCCGACGACTACTACGACCGCTACCGCGATTACCGCTGGGACATCCCGTTGCGGCGTGACTATCAACGAGCCGCGTTCGAGGCCGGCTGGCTGCAACCCACCTGGCCCCGCGAGCACGGCGGCCGGTCGCTGGGTCTGCGCGATGCGATGGAGATCCGCATCGAAGCCGCGGTGCGGTCGGCACCCAAGCTGCCCAACATCCAGGGCCCCGGCGTCGCGGCGCCCGGGATTCGGCAATTCGGCACGTCCGAACAGATCGAGCGCCTGCTGGTGCCGCTGCTGCGCGGCGACGAATGGTGGGCGCTGGGCATGTCCGAGCCCGAGGCCGGATCCGACTTCGCCGGCCTGCGCACCCGCGCCGAGCGCGACGGCCCCGTGTTCCGGGTCAACGGTCACAAGATCTGGACCACCCAGGCCCACGAGTCGCGCTGGTGCACCTTGTATGCGCGCACCGATCCGGAGGCGCCCAAACACCGCGGTATCTCCTGCCTGATCCTCGACCTGCAGTCACCCGGGGTGCGGATCGAGCCGGTCCGGATGGCGTCGATCTCCGATGAGACGTTCTGCGAGGTCTTCCTCGACGACGTCGAGGTGCCGGTGCAGAACCTGCTCGGTCCGCTGCACGGCGGCTGGCAGGTCGCCATGTCGTCGTTGCACCATGAACGCCAAATGATCTGGATCATGAACTGGGTCGAAATCCAGCGCGGCCTGGACTCGGTCCGCAGGAACGCATCGGAGGACATCTACGCCGAACTGGGTGCCCTGCTCGCCGACGCGGAAGCGCTGCGGGCCACCGGATACCGCGCCCTGGACAACGAGCTCGCCGGCCGGCCCAGCCCGGAAGCCGACACCATGAAGTTGCTCGGATCGGTGACCTTGCAGCGAGTTTGGGAGCTCAGCGCGGCGGCGGCAGGACCAGCTTCGGCCGCGGATCCCGACCTGCTGTTCGAGCGGCAGGACGCCCTGGCCGCGACCATTTACGGCGGGACCTCCGAGGTTCAGCGCAACATCATCGCCGAGCGGCTGCTCGGGCTGCCGAAGGGATGA
- a CDS encoding acyl-CoA dehydrogenase family protein produces the protein MTRMDYDLGDDAGELRNRLRQLIAEHIPADFLGACTDDPDDLATTESFCKLLASEGLLALAWPKEHGGGGGSIWQQTVLREEMWANYEPRGPQYMGINWVGPAIMRYGTAEQKAKHLSGIASGEVIWCQGFSEPEAGTDLASLRTRAVPDGDGWRITGQKVWTSYARMASWCVLAACTHPDAPKSKRLSLFLIPMDRPGFTVRGIPSMLGPHHLNEVFLDDLPAYPGDMLGEPGDGWRVMREALAFERVGIARYARCESLLHRMQAELGADWDRLPESIRVRWVRALVDLRVARLMAYRAVSLQDDPAAGAAASAARIATTTCDQLVAELLFDVLGPTALDSGSSAALYGAVDDHWRYAQAATVASGTIEVQRMMVARDVLGEHR, from the coding sequence ATGACCAGGATGGACTATGACCTCGGCGACGACGCCGGTGAACTGCGAAATCGGTTGCGGCAGTTGATTGCCGAACACATCCCGGCCGACTTCCTGGGTGCGTGCACCGACGATCCCGACGATCTGGCCACCACCGAATCCTTCTGCAAGCTACTCGCCTCCGAGGGGTTGCTGGCGCTGGCGTGGCCGAAAGAGCATGGCGGCGGCGGTGGTTCGATCTGGCAGCAGACGGTGCTGCGCGAAGAGATGTGGGCGAACTACGAGCCCCGCGGACCGCAGTACATGGGCATCAACTGGGTCGGTCCGGCGATCATGCGCTACGGGACCGCCGAGCAGAAGGCCAAGCATCTGTCCGGGATTGCGTCCGGCGAGGTGATCTGGTGCCAGGGCTTCTCCGAACCCGAAGCCGGAACCGACCTCGCGTCGCTGCGCACCCGCGCCGTCCCCGATGGTGACGGGTGGCGGATCACCGGCCAGAAGGTTTGGACCTCGTATGCCCGGATGGCGTCCTGGTGTGTGCTGGCCGCGTGCACCCACCCGGATGCACCGAAATCCAAGCGGCTGAGCCTGTTTCTGATTCCGATGGACCGGCCCGGCTTCACTGTCCGCGGCATCCCGTCCATGCTGGGGCCTCATCACCTCAACGAGGTGTTCCTCGACGATCTGCCCGCGTATCCCGGTGACATGCTCGGCGAGCCGGGTGACGGCTGGCGGGTGATGCGCGAGGCGTTGGCATTCGAGCGCGTCGGTATCGCCCGCTACGCCCGCTGCGAGTCGCTGCTGCACCGGATGCAGGCCGAACTCGGCGCAGATTGGGACCGGTTGCCCGAATCGATTCGGGTTCGGTGGGTTCGGGCGCTCGTCGATTTGCGGGTGGCCCGGTTGATGGCTTACCGCGCCGTGTCGCTGCAGGACGACCCCGCGGCCGGCGCGGCGGCCAGCGCCGCCCGCATCGCCACCACCACGTGCGACCAACTGGTCGCCGAGTTGCTTTTCGATGTGCTGGGCCCGACGGCGCTGGACAGCGGCAGCTCCGCGGCACTATACGGCGCGGTCGACGACCACTGGCGTTACGCGCAGGCCGCCACCGTGGCCTCGGGCACCATCGAAGTGCAGCGGATGATGGTGGCACGTGACGTGTTGGGAGAACACCGGTGA
- a CDS encoding acyl-CoA dehydrogenase family protein gives MNTELPQDITDFAAVAIKRLARLGGPPAALRAETDDGVRLAARDALTEVGAFDLDVRSGSDDLLAAAVLCQAAGATALPYPLVEELLTIDGARLSLVNPQAPRIDHGDLTGAWLAADLDGTRYQVRPAPRTTAKLGPFLVPATLSAPDGTVPAADVNLHLVLGSWRILGAVQQALDIATQHVQARVQFGKPLADFQAVRFTVADAAVAVRGLHELAKYTLCRPETVPAQTLSADALVLRLKAAETARQVLRTAHQLLGALGFCDESDVSVLDRHTQPLIRLPLSPEALALRLIPDVQDGSFETLFNGRVPA, from the coding sequence GTGAATACCGAACTGCCACAAGATATCACCGACTTCGCAGCCGTTGCGATCAAGCGGCTGGCCCGGCTGGGCGGGCCGCCAGCCGCGCTGCGTGCGGAGACCGACGACGGTGTCCGGCTCGCGGCGCGCGACGCACTGACCGAGGTCGGCGCATTCGACCTCGACGTCCGGTCCGGATCCGACGACCTGCTGGCGGCCGCGGTGCTCTGCCAGGCCGCCGGAGCGACAGCCCTGCCGTATCCGCTCGTCGAAGAACTGCTGACGATCGACGGTGCCCGGCTGAGCCTGGTGAACCCGCAGGCGCCGCGCATCGACCATGGCGACCTGACCGGCGCCTGGCTCGCCGCGGACCTCGACGGCACGCGTTACCAGGTCCGGCCCGCGCCGCGGACCACCGCCAAGCTGGGACCATTCCTGGTTCCGGCCACTTTGTCGGCACCCGACGGCACGGTGCCGGCCGCCGACGTTAACCTTCATCTCGTGCTGGGATCATGGCGGATTCTGGGTGCGGTGCAGCAGGCGCTGGACATCGCCACGCAGCATGTGCAGGCGCGGGTGCAGTTCGGCAAGCCCCTCGCCGATTTCCAGGCCGTCCGGTTCACCGTCGCCGATGCCGCGGTCGCGGTGCGCGGACTGCACGAACTCGCCAAGTACACCCTGTGCCGGCCGGAAACGGTTCCCGCGCAGACCCTTTCGGCAGATGCCCTGGTGCTGCGGTTGAAGGCGGCGGAGACGGCGCGCCAGGTGTTGCGCACCGCACATCAACTGCTGGGCGCCCTGGGCTTCTGCGACGAATCCGACGTCAGCGTGCTCGACCGGCACACGCAGCCGCTGATCCGGTTGCCGCTAAGTCCGGAGGCGCTGGCCCTGCGGCTGATCCCGGACGTGCAGGACGGATCATTCGAGACGCTGTTCAACGGACGTGTCCCGGCATGA
- a CDS encoding class I adenylate-forming enzyme family protein gives MNQPVTAPVPSPATSEVPANPFEDGVPFATKLTELAEQQPDDTAVTVVALDGSVQALTFGELGARANQWGRALAARGAETGSLVAIAIPNSLHLVLATLGCWKVGAVPIPMHWDLPEWERERVRAVINPAVVVDDVSRWELDAYAATAPATPLPTAVSPTANGICSSGSTGVPKVILNLAPSLWIPQQGEPFLENWTPVPKPQRIMVPAPMYHTNGFAPLLMLLGGDHLVILEKFHAPTFVDTIERYRITNFTATPTMLSRVAALPDIGRRDLSSIVFILQGAAVMPPSLLHTWFELLSPEQIVMAYGMTENLGLTALRGDEWLSHPGSVGRGFRDTEIRILDADKRPLGPGEQGDIYLRAPMSAGYRYLGGAPPLPSTEDGFRSAGDIGHLDADGYLHITDRRADMIISGGANVFPAEVESALIGHPGIADVVVIGLSDTRWGRRVHAVIHAAHPLTEQQVIEYAKSRLAPYKVPKTVEFVEGIPRTAATKVNRSAMVAARGG, from the coding sequence ATGAACCAGCCCGTCACCGCCCCCGTCCCCAGCCCCGCCACCAGCGAGGTGCCTGCCAACCCGTTCGAGGACGGTGTCCCGTTCGCGACCAAGCTGACCGAGCTGGCCGAGCAACAGCCTGACGACACCGCGGTCACGGTCGTGGCGCTGGACGGCAGCGTGCAGGCGCTCACCTTCGGCGAACTCGGTGCCCGCGCCAATCAGTGGGGCCGGGCGCTGGCGGCTCGCGGCGCGGAGACGGGTTCGCTGGTGGCCATCGCCATTCCGAACTCGCTGCACCTGGTGCTGGCGACGCTGGGCTGCTGGAAGGTCGGTGCCGTTCCGATTCCGATGCACTGGGACCTGCCCGAGTGGGAACGCGAGCGGGTTCGGGCGGTGATCAACCCCGCCGTCGTGGTCGATGACGTCAGCCGCTGGGAGCTGGACGCGTACGCCGCCACCGCGCCGGCGACTCCGCTGCCGACAGCGGTCTCCCCCACCGCCAACGGCATCTGTTCCAGCGGGTCCACCGGCGTGCCCAAGGTGATACTCAACCTGGCGCCGTCGCTGTGGATCCCCCAGCAGGGTGAGCCTTTCCTGGAGAACTGGACGCCGGTGCCCAAGCCGCAGCGGATCATGGTGCCCGCCCCGATGTATCACACCAACGGGTTCGCCCCGCTGCTGATGCTGTTGGGCGGCGACCACCTGGTGATCCTCGAAAAGTTCCATGCGCCAACATTTGTGGACACGATCGAGCGGTACCGCATCACGAATTTCACGGCGACGCCGACGATGTTGTCCCGCGTCGCCGCGCTGCCGGACATCGGTCGGCGCGACCTGTCCAGCATCGTGTTCATCCTGCAGGGCGCCGCGGTGATGCCACCATCGCTGCTGCACACCTGGTTCGAGCTGCTCAGCCCGGAACAGATCGTGATGGCCTACGGCATGACCGAGAACCTGGGGCTCACCGCATTGCGCGGCGACGAGTGGCTCAGTCATCCGGGCAGCGTGGGACGCGGATTCCGGGACACCGAAATACGGATTCTGGACGCCGATAAGCGGCCCCTGGGACCGGGCGAGCAAGGCGACATCTATCTGCGCGCGCCGATGAGCGCCGGCTACCGGTACCTGGGTGGGGCGCCGCCGCTGCCGTCGACGGAAGACGGGTTCCGCTCGGCCGGCGACATCGGTCACTTGGACGCGGACGGCTATCTGCACATCACCGACCGGCGCGCCGACATGATCATCAGCGGCGGCGCCAATGTCTTTCCGGCAGAAGTGGAGTCGGCGCTCATCGGACACCCCGGCATCGCCGATGTCGTCGTCATCGGGTTGTCCGATACGCGGTGGGGACGGCGGGTCCACGCGGTCATTCATGCCGCGCACCCATTGACCGAGCAGCAGGTGATCGAGTACGCCAAGAGTCGCCTTGCGCCCTACAAGGTTCCGAAGACAGTCGAATTCGTCGAGGGCATCCCCCGCACCGCAGCCACCAAGGTGAACCGCTCCGCGATGGTGGCGGCGCGGGGCGGGTAA